The sequence below is a genomic window from Lysobacter capsici.
CATGCGCATGGAACACCTCGCGTCCGGCCGATGGATGGCGGCGGTACGTGTCGCGGGCCGGGAGGGCGACGCGGACCGGTACGGAGTCACGCTGCGACTGTGGGCTTGCGCAAGTGTGAGCGCGAGCGCTTGAAGTCGCTGTGACCCATGGCACGGGTCGCGCGTTCAGCCGACCAAGGGTCGCGGCGAATGGAACTCGCCGGTGGCATGCACCGCGTAACCGACGCTTGGAACATCGGCCGCGCGGCCGCGGCCAGCGCTCAGGACATCGGCCGCGCAGGCCGCGGTCTGATCCTCAAAACAGCGGCAGATTCTCCAGCGCGACCCGCACCGGGGTGAAGCTGCGCCGGTGATGCACGCAGGGGCCGTGCTGGCTCAGCGCGGCCAGGTGGGCGGCGGTCGGGTAGCCCTTGTGCTGGTCGAAGCCGTAATGCGGGAAGCGTTCGTGCAGGCTGCACATGGCGCGGTCGCGCGCGACCTTGGCCAGGATCGAGGCGGCCATGATCGACGGCTCCAGCGCGTCGCCGCCGACCAGCGCTTCGCCGCGGCAGGGCAGGCCCTTGGGCAGGTGGTTGCCGTCGATCCGGACCAGGTCGGCCTGCGGCGCCAGCGCCACCACCGCGCGGCACATGCCGAGCATGGTCGCCTGGAAGATGTTGACCCGGTCGATCTCCTCGACCTCGACGAATTCGATCCGCCAGGCCAGCGCGCGTTCAAGGATCAGCGGATACAGCGCCTCGCGCCGGGCGTGGCTGAGTTTCTTGGAATCGTCCAGGCCGTCGATCTTGCGGCGCGGGTTCAAGATCACCGCGGCGACCGAAACCGGGCCGGCCAACGGGCCGCGTCCGGCTTCGTCGACGCCGGCGATCAGGCGCGGCCTGGCGCGCGCTGGGCGTGCCGCGGCGTCGGCCGGGCGCTGCGGCTCGGCGGGCGGTGCATCCGGCGGTGAAAACAGGCTGTCCACGGTCTGATCGGGCTCAAGGCGACGGCGAAGCGACAGCCGCATTCTCGCCGATCAGCTCGATGATGGCGTCGGCCGCGCGCGCCGAGGCGTCGCGCTTGAGTTCCAGGTGGATGCGCTGGAATTTGGGCAGCAGCGCCGCGCTCGCGGCCGGGTCGCGCAGCCAGCGCAGGCAGGCGCCGGCGAGGTTTTCCGGGGTGCAGTCGTGCTGCATCAGTTCGGGCACCAGCACCTCGCCGGCCAGCACGTTGGGCAGCGCGTAGTGATCGACCTTGAGCATGCCCATGCGCTTGGCCATGAAATAGGTCGCGCCCGACAATTTGTACGCCACCACCATCGGCCGCTTGGCCAGCATCGCTTCCAGGGTGGCGGTGCCCGAGGCGAGCAGGACCACGTCGCTGGCGACCATCACCGTGCGCGCGCCGCGATCGACGACGCGCAGCGCCCGGCGCAGGCGTTCGCCGTCGGGATGGGCGGCGAGGATGCGTTCGAACGCCGCGCGCGAGGCCGCGTTGGCCATCGGCGCGACCACGCCCAGGCGCGGCTGCGCCGCGACCATCAGCGCGGCGGCGGCGATGAAGTCGCCGGCCAGGCGCTCGATTTCGCCGACTCGCGACCCCGGCAGCATCGCCAGCACCGGCGCTTCGTCGTCCAGGCCGAGGTTCATGCGTGCATCGTCGCGATCGGGATGGATCGGCATCGCGTCGGCGAGCGGATGGCCGATGAAACGCGCGTCGACGTTGTGCCTGGCGTAGATCGGCGGCTCCATCGGGAACAAACACAGCACCCGGTCGGCGCTCAGGCCGATCTTCTGCGCGCGTTTCTCGCGCCAGGCCCACACCGACGGGCTGACGTAATGCACGGTGCGCACGCCGCGCTGCTTGAGCCAGCGCTCGACGCCGAGATTGAAGTCGGGCGCGTCGATGCCGATGAAGGCGTCGGGCTTCCAGTCGAGCACGCGCTGGCGCACGTCGCGGCGCAGACGCAGCAGGCGCGGCAGGTGCTTGAGCACTTCGGCCAGGCCCATCACCGCCAGTTCGCCGGCGTCGAACCAGGTGTCCATGCCGGCCGCGCGCATCTGCTCGCCGCCGATGCCGACGAATTCCGCGCCCGGGTAGCGGCGCTTGAGTTCCTCGATCAGGCCGGCGCCGAGCAGGTCGCCGGAGGCTTCGCCGGCGATCAGGGCGAAGCGCGGCGGCGGAGGGGGCGCGGCCGGGAAGATGTCGTCGATCGGATTGGTCGGGGTCATGGGGCTCGTCATGGGGCGTAGTGACGTTCCAGTTCGGTTTGATACTGCGCGCGATCGAATACGAATCGCAGCGGCGCGCCTGGGGGGAAGGCGCCTTGTGCCGGATTTTCGCCCGGATGAGGGGCGAGCATGGGGCCTGCCTCGTCCTCGAAGGTGATTTGCTGCCACACGACGTGATCGCCGTCGAATTCCAGCACGCAGGAAATCACGCCGCAGTAGTCGCTGCCGCAGTGGCAACGGTAGAGCACGTGGCGGCCGCTGCCGTTCTGGTTGCACGAGGGTTCGCGGCCGAGAAACAGCGCCAGGCCGCGCGCGCGCAGCGCTGGCGACTGGGCCGGATCGAGATCGCTGCCGTAGTTGCCCAGGTCGCGTTTGATCCCGAGCCAGTGCGCGAGCGGACGATCGTCGATGAAGATCTCGGTCACGTCCCAGCGATGCGGGACCTTGTCGATCAGGTCCTCGGCGACGGATTGCCCGATGCGCAGCCGATGGACCGTCGTCATCGCAGCGTGCTCAGCGCAGCAGCGGCCGCTCGCCGTTGCCGATGAAGTCCAGCAACGCGCGCACGTCCGGGCTGTCGGCGGCCAGCTCTTCGAGCTTGACGCGCGCTTCGTCGAGCGGCGCGCCGGACACGTACAAGGTGCGGTACGCGCGCTTGATCGCGCTGATGCGATCGGCGTCGAAACCGCGGCGCTTGAGCCCTTCGCTGTTGATCCCGCGCGGGCGGCCGTAGCCGTCCTGAGCGACCATCACGAACGGCGGCACGTCGCCGTTGACCAGCGCGCCCATGCCGATGAAGGCGTGCGCGCCGATCCGGCAGAACTGATGGATGCCGGAGAAGCCGCTCATGATCACCTGGTCCTCGACCACGACGTGGCCGGCCAGGGTCGAGTTGTTGGAGAACACGCAGCCGTTGCCGACCTGGCAGTCGTGGGCGACGTGCGTATAGGCCAGCAGCCAGTTGCCGTTGCCGATGCGGGTGACGCCGCCGCCGTTGCCGGTGCCGCGGTTGACGGTGACGAACTCGCGGAACACGTTGTCGTCGCCGATGTGCAGCGCGGTGCGTTCGCCGGCGAACTTCTTGTCCTGCGGGTCGCCGCCGATCGCGCACTGGGCGTAGAAGCGGTTGTTGCGGCCGATCGTGGTCGGGCCGTGGACCACGCAATGCGGACCGAACACGGTGCCGTCGCCGACTTCGACCTCGCTGCCGATGTAGACGAACGCGCCCACCACGACGCCGTCGCCGAGGACGGCGCCGGGTTCGACGAAGGCGGTGGGATGGACGCTCGCGTTCGTGTTCATCGAGTGGGCGCTCATCGAATCAGTCCTTGGCCTCGGCGCACATGATGTCGGCGCAGGCGGCGACCTGGCCGTCGACGCGGGCCACGCCGGT
It includes:
- the lpxA gene encoding acyl-ACP--UDP-N-acetylglucosamine O-acyltransferase, giving the protein MNTNASVHPTAFVEPGAVLGDGVVVGAFVYIGSEVEVGDGTVFGPHCVVHGPTTIGRNNRFYAQCAIGGDPQDKKFAGERTALHIGDDNVFREFVTVNRGTGNGGGVTRIGNGNWLLAYTHVAHDCQVGNGCVFSNNSTLAGHVVVEDQVIMSGFSGIHQFCRIGAHAFIGMGALVNGDVPPFVMVAQDGYGRPRGINSEGLKRRGFDADRISAIKRAYRTLYVSGAPLDEARVKLEELAADSPDVRALLDFIGNGERPLLR
- the rnhB gene encoding ribonuclease HII; protein product: MIAGVDEAGRGPLAGPVSVAAVILNPRRKIDGLDDSKKLSHARREALYPLILERALAWRIEFVEVEEIDRVNIFQATMLGMCRAVVALAPQADLVRIDGNHLPKGLPCRGEALVGGDALEPSIMAASILAKVARDRAMCSLHERFPHYGFDQHKGYPTAAHLAALSQHGPCVHHRRSFTPVRVALENLPLF
- the lpxB gene encoding lipid-A-disaccharide synthase, translating into MTPTNPIDDIFPAAPPPPPRFALIAGEASGDLLGAGLIEELKRRYPGAEFVGIGGEQMRAAGMDTWFDAGELAVMGLAEVLKHLPRLLRLRRDVRQRVLDWKPDAFIGIDAPDFNLGVERWLKQRGVRTVHYVSPSVWAWREKRAQKIGLSADRVLCLFPMEPPIYARHNVDARFIGHPLADAMPIHPDRDDARMNLGLDDEAPVLAMLPGSRVGEIERLAGDFIAAAALMVAAQPRLGVVAPMANAASRAAFERILAAHPDGERLRRALRVVDRGARTVMVASDVVLLASGTATLEAMLAKRPMVVAYKLSGATYFMAKRMGMLKVDHYALPNVLAGEVLVPELMQHDCTPENLAGACLRWLRDPAASAALLPKFQRIHLELKRDASARAADAIIELIGENAAVASPSP